The window TCAAATTTTATGTATGTGGTTAGAGACCAGCCACATATAAGGTTAACCCATTCAtctgcctcctcctccaccactccACATTTCCACCTCAACCAGTTCCTTCTCATCTTCAGCTTCATCTCCGAAACTGAAGTCATCCCTCTAATACATGAAAACATGCTTGTTTAGTCCTAATATTGTCTCAATTTCTTATTGTCACCAGATCATACATACGACTGTCCCATCTCTGGACAGCTAACAACAAGCCAGCTAAACAACCAGCTGGTTATGACCCAACATTATGCCAGATAATTTTAGGCTCAGGTGTCCTAAAAATAATTCTTTCCCTctattaaacagtttgattacattttcaCATCATACAAGAGTTTATTTGCTATGTGTTTGAGTCCAACAATGTTAgatccacttcaaagaaagtttcGATAACGCCAGTTGACAGCAGCTATCAACAGCAAAAAACTGCAGCGCTTACCGACAGGAAGTTCAGGATATCCTAAGCAACTCACCTCAGCAATGCTGTCATCAGGCAGAAGTGAGCTTCACATCAGCTTtcagttttacagcctcctccagAGTAAATAGATATGGACATATATTTACAGCTAAGGTAAACAGTGGACTGACAGCCTACACTCACTACAGAGGCCACCATAGCTAGGATTATGCACTTAAATTGGGATGGTTAAGAAAACAGAACTCAGTTGATTGCAatctgcaatctactgacatctagtggtgataTTCTGCACACTACACCTTTAATACAATGGATCTAAAACTTTTCCTGGCACACCCAAGTTTAAAGCTTCCTCTTCCTTTTTATACTTCTTTTTTGGGTGCTCCCTTTGTGGTCGGTATAGCAGATCACCTGCCTCCATCTCATTCTATCTCTAGAATCATCTTCTGTCATACCAGCCCTATGTCCTGTTTGACTACATATATGTACCTCCTCTCTggtctttcttttctcctcctgcCTGGAAGCTCCATATTCAATATCCTTTGTCCAGTacatccactatccctcctctacACATTTCCAAACTGTGTCAGCCTTGCTTCTCTAAATTTGTCTCCAAACTGTTCAAACTGAACTTTACTCATTTCTATTCCAACAAAAATCTTAGCTGAAGCCACAAAAAGTGTCAAACACCCACAATATTTATCAGTCACGAACATTGAAAAGGTCAGTAAAATAAGATCATTAAGCTCTTCTTTGCCTGCCTGTAGGTGTgtattaatacctaaatatgaAGTTACAGGGAAAACCCTCTTATAACAGGAATGGTACGTGGACAATATTTAAGTGATGAGACGTTTTCCATTTATCTCTAGCTGAGCCATGCAGGCTAAACTAATTTTGAAAGAATGAGCAGCTGGCCAATCCACTGCCATGCTTATTTTAGTCACTGAATGCTTTTGCAGATAAAGCAGGCAGTGATTGGCAGAGTTGTGTATCTGTGTCCTAAACGTTTGGGGCTCACAGCACTTTGGGCATCTTTACCAACAAACTGATTAACAAGGGATCTAAATTTTCAGTTTAACTAAGAGAAACGATGGAAGAAAACAAGAATGAGGTAAGAAAGTCATCTTAAAAGTCACTGTAATATAGTACAGAAAGCATTTAGGGATCTTCAAATGTCCTTTTagttgagttatttttttctgtgcatgttgttgtttgtatgtTAAATGGGAGCCTTAAAACTTAAATAATAATACAGCTTTAATGTGTTCGGCAGAGCAGTTGGCAGTCTGGTTGGCCAtgtctgtagttatttttaacaCCTTCAAGTGTTTCAGTTACACACATCTCACTCAGCAAGATAGCCTACTTTCTATTCTTGTTTAAAACTCACTCAGAGGGCTTTCTGTAACAAATTTAATACAGACTTCAAGCCACCAAATAACCAAATCCATATTATAATCTTGGAACAAGGTAAAACGTATTTTCCTATttaaatgtatgtatttaatCTCATTTTCACTAACATTAAAAGTTACCCCTCTCTCTTGTAGATaggaaagaaagcagaagaTGAAGCTCATGTTCTAAATATAAACCTGACACGGGATACTGAGGTTTCCCAGTCACACTCCACTGTTATTGTTGAAGGTATGTTGCACATTCATCCTCTCTGTGGTGCATAGATTGCATGTATTCGTACTTTGTTATAAAGTTAAGTTAGAAAATGTTCAAcaaattattaatattaaattacATTAACATGTCTTTGTGTTGAAGTATATAGAAGAAGGATGCTTCTCCCAAGATCGGTTtgtttcatatgttgattaaaatGCCTTAGATAAGCTTAAATAACTAGCACAGTGTTAGTTTTTAACCATGTAAAAACAGTAGATTAGTTTTAGAAAATCCTCAGACATATAATATTGTGATCTCTTCAATGTACAATGCAAATTAGGTTTCCCTTATTCTTTctcacaggttaatttttctAAGTAACagctaaaaatgtaaataccTTTCTAGACTCTGATATGGATTCAGTCAACAACATCTATGTTACAAAAAATGCCagattttaaacacacacacacacacacacacacacaatgtaaataaaagctgagaaaaaTGCCAATGATGCCTCTTGTACATCGTCTTATTATCTTTTAGGAGATACCTTTGTCATTTCCAgtcaatatatatatacatatatatatatatatatatatatatatatatacatacatatatataaaaattgtaATTATAGCTTGTTATTCTGCACTACAGGCCAGCCTTCTTCTGCTGCAGAAAATGGAGAAATCAGCCCAAATGTCCAACCCACCCCCATCACAGATAAGGAAAATGCTATTAAGCCAAAACTCCAGATTACTTTTACCACATTCACTGTCAAGAATGGTGAAGAGTTAAAAGTAGAGGTCCCAGTCTTTGGGAACCCAGCACCAAAAGTTGAATGGAAAAAAGATGGCCAGGGAGTAAAAGAAACATCAAGGCTAGAGATTTCAACCACACCATCATTAACAGTCCTTCATATCAGACATGCTATCAGGGAGCACTCTGGTCAGTACTCTGTCACTGCAGCCAACAGTGCTGGAAAATATACAGGGGAAATCACCGTGGTTGTTCTTGAAAAGCCAGACCCTCCCACAGGACCTGTCAGGATTGATGAAGTCAGTTCAGACTATGTTACCATCTCCTGGGAGCCACCTGAATACACAGGAGGCTGTCAACTAGACAACTATGTAGTGGAGAAACGGGAATCTACAAGTATGGAGTGGCAGACTGTTTCTGCAACTACAGTAAGAACCACAATCAAAGTTACCAAGTTGAAGACAGGAAGTGAATACCAATTCAGAGTGTTTGCAGAAAATAGATATGGAAAAAGTACTCCAATCACATCACCCATTGTAGTTGTGCAATATCCATTCAGTGTACCTGCTGCCCCGGGCACCCCCTTTGTTTCCACTGTTACAAAGTACAGCATGGTGGTTGAATGGGAGCCTCCAGTCAGAGATGGAGGCAGTCCTGTCATTGGCTATCACCTTGAACgcaaagaaaagaacagcattttaTGGACCAAACTTAACAAATTTGTTATACCTGATGCTCGCTTCAAAACAAGTGGGCTTGAAGAAGGTATTGAGTATGAATTCAGAGTCTTTGCTGAAAATATTGCAGGGCTCAGCCCATCTAGCAGGATATCAGAATGCTATGTGGCAAGAGACCCCTGTGATCCACCTGGTAAACCTGAAGCCATTGTCATTACGAGAGAGAACATTACACTCCAGTGGGCAAAGCCCAAGTATGATGGTGGAAGCAGTATTACAGGCTATGTTGTAGAAAAAAAGGAGCTCCCAGATGGCAGGTGGATGAAGGCAAACTTTACGAATGTTATTGAGAATCAGTTCACAGTCACAGGTCTGACAGGAGGACAAAGTTATGAATTTAGGGTAACTGCTAAGAATGGGGCTGGTGTTTGGAGTCCACCTTCAGAAAGTGTAACCATCATTGCACAGGATGTCATTGAAGGACCCACTGCATCAGTTGATCCTAAATTCAAGAGTACTACAGTTGTTCAGGCTGGAGAGACATTCGTCATTGAAGCTGATTACTTTGGAAAGCCTCTTCCAGCAGTAACATGGTTGAAAGAAGGAAGAGAAATCGACAAAGTCACACCAAGAATGGAGATCAAAACCACTCTCACACATACAACCCTGACTATCAGGGACTGTACACGAGCAGATGGGGGACACTTTCTCTTAAGCCTCACTAACATTGGTGGAACTACTTCTGTCCCAGTTAATTTGAAGGTCCTGGATAGACCTGGTCCCCCTGATGGACAACTGAAGGTAAAAGTTATCAGTGCAGAGAAATGCAGTCTTCACTGGAATCCCCCCTTAAATGATGGAGGTGCAACTGTTTCTCATTACATCATTGAAAAAAGGGAGACCAGTCGTGTTACATGGACAGGAGTTGAAGCTCATGTTGAAGCTCTCAGTTACAAAGTAACAAAACTGGTACCTGGCAAAGAATATGTATTCAGAATTGCTGCGGTGAACAAATATGGTGTTGGTGAATTTTTGGAATCAGACCCCTTAATTGCACAAAATCCTTTCACACCACCAAGTGCACCTTCTACACCTATAGCTACAGCTGTGACCGGTGACTCTGTAACATTAACATGGGAAAGGCCTGAGACTGATGGAGGTTCAGAGATTGATGGCTTCATTGTGGAGAAACTTGACAAAGAGGGTGTCAGGTGGACTAAATGCAACAAGAGAAGACTAAATGATTTGCGTTTCCGATGTACTGGGCTCACAGAGGGGCATTACTACCAGTTTAGAATACTTGCAGAAAACGCAGCTGGTGTGGGTGCTCCCAGTGATCCAAGTGAATATATAAAAGTATGTGAAGCTACTTACCCGCCTGGTCCACCAACCAACCCCAAAATGACAGACTATTCTAGCAATACTGTGTCTCTGACTTGGTCAAAACCAATCTATGATGGAGGAGCCACCATCAGTGGATATGTAGTAGAGATGAAAGAAGCAACAGATGATGAGTGGATTACATGCACACCAAGCGCAGGTGTAGAGGACACAAATTACACTGTGAAAAGACTGAGAGAAAATGCAGAGTACAATTTTCGTATTCGCGCAATAAATGCTGCTGGAGTCGGAGACCATGTGGATCTACCTGGGTCTGTGGTTGCAGCCGAAAAAGTAGAAGCACCAGAGATTGAGCTGGACGCTGCCTTGAGGAAGATTGTCAGCGTTCGAGTCTGTTCCACTTTAcatctctttgttaccatcagAGGAAGGCCAGAGCCTGAGGTTAAATGGTCAAAGGAAGGTGACACCCTCAGTGAGCGTGCTCAGATCGAGGTAACAAGCTCCTACACTGTGCTACTCATTGAAAATGTCAACAGAAATGATACTGGGAAGTATGTGTTGACAGCTTCGAACTGCTGTGGCTCCAAGTCAGCATTCATCAATGTGAAAGTTCTGGACTCTCCCAGTGCACCAACAAACTTGGAGGTAAAGGATGTAAAGAGGGATTCTGTATCCATCTCCTGGGAGCCACCTTTGATTGATGGAGGAGCAAAGATTTCGCACTACGTTGTAGAGAAGCGAGAGGAGACTAGAAAAGCATTCACAAGCGTCTTTAGCAACTGCATGAGGAATTCATATAAGATCGACAATTTACAGGAAGGATGCTTCTATTATTTTCGTGTCCTGGCTGTGAATGAGTTTGGCACTGGGCTGCCAGCAGAAACCACAGAAGCTATTAAAGTCTCTGAGGTGCCCCTGCCTCCTGGCAAGATCACACTCAACGATGTCACATGCAGTAGTGCAAGACTCTCTTGGGAAAAACCAGCCCATGATGGAGGAAGCAAAATCACATGTTATATTGTAGAAATGCAAGCTAAGGGAGATGACACATGGACAAAATGTTCAGAGAGTAAAGCGCTCGATGCAATTATTGATGGCCTGACAAAAGGAAAAGAGTACTTCTTTAGAGTGTGTGCAGTGAATGAGAAGGGAAAGAGTGAGCCAAAATGCCTGCTGGCACCTGTGATAGTAAAGGATAGCAGTACTGAGCCTATGATTAGTCTGCTGTCCAACACATTCAGCGTGAAGGCAGGAAATGATTTAAAGATCGATGTTCCATTTAAAGGGGTACCACCACCAACAGCAACCTGGAAAAAAGACGGCAATGCACTGAAAGAGACAAGCAGAGTAAACGTGAACACATCTGACACGTCATCTCAGATCATTATCAAAGATGCAACCAGGATAGATGTTGGTGTTTATGAGGTGACCCTGACCAACTCCGTTGGAACCACCTCTGCTCAAACATTTGTTAATGTTTTTGAAAGGCCTGGTCCTCCAGCAGACCTCAGTGTTGATGATGTCAGTGctgactttgtgtctctgtcaTGGCAGCCTCCACATTACACTGGTGGATGTCAAATCACTAATTATGTTGTTGAGAAAAGAGATACAGGCAGTACATTATGGCAGAGTGTATCAGCTACAGTTGCAAGAACATCAATCAAAATTTCCCGTCTGACACAAGGCACTGAATACCAGTTTCGTGTTGCTACAGAGAATCGCTATGGAAAGAGCCAATTCACTGAGTCAGAGCCTGTTGTTGCTCAGTATCCCTTTAAGCCACCTGGCTCACCACCCAATCTTCATGTTGTGCAGGCCTCAAAGTCTGTTATGGTCATTGCTTGGAGCAAACCGGAGAGTGATGGCGGCAGCCCTATTATTGGATACCATATTGAATGCAAAGATCAAAGCAGTATTCTGTggaaaaaactgaacaaaagcCCAGTGACGGAAAATCAGTATAAGGTGACAAGTGTTGAGGAGGGTCTTATATATGAGTTCCGGGTGTGTGCAGAGAATATGGCAGGTGTTGGACCCTGTAGCAAGCCGTCTGACCCTGTAGCAGCTAGAGACCAGTGTGACCCCCCAGGCAACCTCACTGTCACCAATATAACTAACACTTCAGTAACTCTCTCATGGGACAAGCCAGAATATGATGGTGGAGCTAAAATAACTGGTTACATTGTTGAGCGCAAAGAACTGCCCGATAGTTGCTGGCTTAAGTGTAACTTCACAAACTTATTGGACACCTTCTTTGAAGTGACTGGCCTCACAGAGGGTGAACAGTACAACTTTCGTGTTATTGCAAAGAATGCAGCGGAGCTCTTCAGTCCACCCTCTGAAACAACTGGACCTGTCACAGCACAGCACAATGTAGAACCACCCAATATTATCTTGGAAGACAAATTTCGACAGGTGGTGGTTGTCAAAGCAGGAGACCTCCTAAGAATAGAAGCTGTCATCTCAGGCCGCCCCAACCCTACAGTATTTTGGCTGAAGAATGGTAGAAATATTGGCACCACAGGACGAGTTGAAATAACTGCAACAAAAACGCATACCTCTCTGCTTATCAGAGAAAGTGTTAGGAAAGACTCTGGGCAGTATACTCTTACTCTCCAGAATACAGGGGGCACCACATCTAAGGCTATCACCTGCAAAGTACTAGACAGGCCTGGTCCACCTGCTGGACCCCTCGAAGTTTCTGGACTTTCAGCAGAAAAGTGCACCCTCTCATGGGGAACTCCTCATGAAACTGGTGGGGCGGAGATCATGTACTACATTGTTGAGAAATGTGAAACCAGCCGTGTTGCCTGGACCCTTGTGTATGGTGACATGATGTCAACTACTTGCAAGATAACCAAACTTCTCAAAGGAAACGAATACCTGTTTAGGGTGAGGGCAGTCAATAAATATGGCGAGGGTGAGACTTTGGAAAGTGACCCAGTCAAGGCCATGGATCCTTTTACCATCCCATCTGCTCCAACAGATGTTGAGGTCACAAGTGCAGCCAATGAAGCGATGACTATTTGCTGGAAGACGCCCGCCTCTGATGGTGGCAGCCGCATCAGCGGTTACATTGTAGAGAAAAGGGAGAAGCAGGGCATCCGTTGGGTCCGGGTCAATAAGAAGCCAGTCTATGACCTACGAGTCAAAGCCTCTGGTCTGCATCCGGGATCTGAGTATGAATTCAGAGTCTTTGCTGAGAATGCTGCTGGGCTAAGTGAACCAAGTTTGCCATGCCCACTCACCTTGGCAGAGGATCCAAAGTTTCTTCCTTCCCCTCCAGTAAAGCCCACTGTAATTGATTCATCCAGATCTTCAATCACTCTTTCATGGAACAAACCGGTGTTTGACGGTGGAGCGGCAGTTACAGGGTACAAAGTTGAATTCAGAAAATCAACAGAAGAAGACTGGACTGTTGCTGTTCAGAACACAGATAGGACAGAGTTTACAGTAACTGGACTCACATCGGGGACAGCATATGTTTTTACTGTCAGATCCATAAATAAAGTTGGTATTAGTGAGCCTAGCCCAGAAACAGACCCCGAAGTAGCTACAGAGCGAGAGGAGAAGCCCGAGATTCACATTAACCCTGAGATGAGAAAGACTCTGCCTGTTAAATATGGCAGCTCCTTCACATTGACCGTGCCTTTCACAGGCAAACCTGTTCCCAGTGTGTCATGGGAGAAAGCAGATGTTGATCTGCGAGTCAGAGGCATGATCAACACCACGAGCTCTGCCACCTCTATCACAGTGGAACGAGCAACACGTGATGACTCTGGCAAATATACTGTCAAACTGCAAAATGCTGCTGGATCTGCCTCTTTGACCCTAAATGTGAGGGTTTTAGATTCACCTGGTCCCCCGGCTCATATAATAGTTAAAGATGTGACTGAGAACTCTGCCACTGTTACCTGGGACATTCCTGAGAATGAGGGAGGGTCTCCCGTGAAGAACTACCTTGTAGACATACGAGACATCAGCAGAACGGGATGGATAAGACTTACTGACAAGTGTCGCCGATTGTCTTACAAGGTGTCCGACCTGGAGGAGGGAGGAATCTATTTCTTTAGAGTCACAGGAGAAAATGAGTACGGGATTGGGGTTCCAGCTGAGACCAGAGAGGGAACAAAAATGACAGGTAACACTTAAGATTAAACACACCATCAGCTACAAGAATTCTTTGGCAAAACTTCATGTTAAAACCTCACCTGCACACTTTTACATGCTGTTTTACCTCTGTTTTTGCTTTAGATACAACAGACTGGGAGACAAATCCAGGAGCCTAGCTTGCCCCACGTTAAGATAATCATCTCCTGAAATTTGGAGAAGATATTCatcgttttgtttttggttttttttataaaaatagaatacattCAATTTTGTTTTAAGATGTTCTTTGTCAATTgagttcaaatcaaaacatattttgtaaaacttaaaaaaaaaacccagaaggCAATAAAAAA is drawn from Pelmatolapia mariae isolate MD_Pm_ZW linkage group LG7, Pm_UMD_F_2, whole genome shotgun sequence and contains these coding sequences:
- the LOC134631849 gene encoding titin-like: MEENKNEIGKKAEDEAHVLNINLTRDTEVSQSHSTVIVEGQPSSAAENGEISPNVQPTPITDKENAIKPKLQITFTTFTVKNGEELKVEVPVFGNPAPKVEWKKDGQGVKETSRLEISTTPSLTVLHIRHAIREHSGQYSVTAANSAGKYTGEITVVVLEKPDPPTGPVRIDEVSSDYVTISWEPPEYTGGCQLDNYVVEKRESTSMEWQTVSATTVRTTIKVTKLKTGSEYQFRVFAENRYGKSTPITSPIVVVQYPFSVPAAPGTPFVSTVTKYSMVVEWEPPVRDGGSPVIGYHLERKEKNSILWTKLNKFVIPDARFKTSGLEEGIEYEFRVFAENIAGLSPSSRISECYVARDPCDPPGKPEAIVITRENITLQWAKPKYDGGSSITGYVVEKKELPDGRWMKANFTNVIENQFTVTGLTGGQSYEFRVTAKNGAGVWSPPSESVTIIAQDVIEGPTASVDPKFKSTTVVQAGETFVIEADYFGKPLPAVTWLKEGREIDKVTPRMEIKTTLTHTTLTIRDCTRADGGHFLLSLTNIGGTTSVPVNLKVLDRPGPPDGQLKCTFYTYSYSCDR
- the LOC134631851 gene encoding titin-like, whose translation is MTDYSSNTVSLTWSKPIYDGGATISGYVVEMKEATDDEWITCTPSAGVEDTNYTVKRLRENAEYNFRIRAINAAGVGDHVDLPGSVVAAEKVEAPEIELDAALRKIVSVRVCSTLHLFVTIRGRPEPEVKWSKEGDTLSERAQIEVTSSYTVLLIENVNRNDTGKYVLTASNCCGSKSAFINVKVLDSPSAPTNLEVKDVKRDSVSISWEPPLIDGGAKISHYVVEKREETRKAFTSVFSNCMRNSYKIDNLQEGCFYYFRVLAVNEFGTGLPAETTEAIKVSEVPLPPGKITLNDVTCSSARLSWEKPAHDGGSKITCYIVEMQAKGDDTWTKCSESKALDAIIDGLTKGKEYFFRVCAVNEKGKSEPKCLLAPVIVKDSSTEPMISLLSNTFSVKAGNDLKIDVPFKGVPPPTATWKKDGNALKETSRVNVNTSDTSSQIIIKDATRIDVGVYEVTLTNSVGTTSAQTFVNVFERPGPPADLSVDDVSADFVSLSWQPPHYTGGCQITNYVVEKRDTGSTLWQSVSATVARTSIKISRLTQGTEYQFRVATENRYGKSQFTESEPVVAQYPFKPPGSPPNLHVVQASKSVMVIAWSKPESDGGSPIIGYHIECKDQSSILWKKLNKSPVTENQYKVTSVEEGLIYEFRVCAENMAGVGPCSKPSDPVAARDQCDPPGNLTVTNITNTSVTLSWDKPEYDGGAKITGYIVERKELPDSCWLKCNFTNLLDTFFEVTGLTEGEQYNFRVIAKNAAELFSPPSETTGPVTAQHNVEPPNIILEDKFRQVVVVKAGDLLRIEAVISGRPNPTVFWLKNGRNIGTTGRVEITATKTHTSLLIRESVRKDSGQYTLTLQNTGGTTSKAITCKVLDRPGPPAGPLEVSG
- the LOC134632465 gene encoding titin-like — encoded protein: MYYIVEKCETSRVAWTLVYGDMMSTTCKITKLLKGNEYLFRVRAVNKYGEGETLESDPVKAMDPFTIPSAPTDVEVTSAANEAMTICWKTPASDGGSRISGYIVEKREKQGIRWVRVNKKPVYDLRVKASGLHPGSEYEFRVFAENAAGLSEPSLPCPLTLAEDPKFLPSPPVKPTVIDSSRSSITLSWNKPVFDGGAAVTGYKVEFRKSTEEDWTVAVQNTDRTEFTVTGLTSGTAYVFTVRSINKVGISEPSPETDPEVATEREEKPEIHINPEMRKTLPVKYGSSFTLTVPFTGKPVPSVSWEKADVDLRVRGMINTTSSATSITVERATRDDSGKYTVKLQNAAGSASLTLNVRVLDSPGPPAHIIVKDVTENSATVTWDIPENEGGSPVKNYLVDIRDISRTGWIRLTDKCRRLSYKVSDLEEGGIYFFRVTGENEYGIGVPAETREGTKMTDTTDWETNPGA